The sequence CGCGGGCCCCACCGCGAAGCTGCTGCTGCTCGCCCAGGTCCGCGGGCTGGATCCGACGGACTTCGGCGGCGTCGACCTGGTCGCCCGCCTCCGCTCGCTGATGGCCCCGAACGGCCGCTTCGCCGACCGCTCGCAGGCGGGCGACCGCAGCGACATCGCCAGCCAGTCGTTCGCCCTGATCGCCCTCTCCCGCACCGCTGCGGGCGTCCCGTCGATCGCCCGCAGCTTCCTGGGCGCCGCGCAGTGCGTGCCGAGCGGTGGCGGTTATCCCGTCTCCTTCGGCAGCCCGGCCACCTGCACCGGCGATCCCGACGCCACCGCGCTCGGCATCCAGGGCTACAACGCCGGCAACCCCGCCGGCTCCTCGGGGCACGCGACGGGCTGGCTGGTCAACCGGCAGCGTCCGGACGGCGGCTTCGTGTCCCCCGGCGCCACCGAGCCCAACGCCGTGACCACCGGCCGGGTCTCCCACACCCTCTTCACCGTCGGCTCCAGCGGCGGCTACCGGGCCCTCAAGTGGCTGGAGCCGCGCCAACTGCGCTGCGGCGCGCCCGCCGATCAGCGCGGCGCCGTCCCGTACGACGCGACCGGCTTCGACCGCCCCACCGCCCTGCGGGCGACGGTCCAGGCCACCCTGGCGTTCTCCCCCGCGCTGAAGGGCTTCGCCAGGCTGAGCGCGTCCGGCGCGAAGCCCGACGCGCCCGTCTTCTCGTGCCCGACGACCCCTTCCGACTGACCGGGCGACGAGGGCCCCTGACGGCTGCGGCCCGCCGTCAGGGGCCCTGACCCGCAGGCCGAGGGAGATGCGCGCGGCCTGCCGGAATGTGTCACGATCCGGCCCGGTCGCTGCACGCGGGGCGACGGCAGCTCCGGGGCGGCGTGCTGCGTCGGCGGGGAAGGCCGAGCCCGTCGTCCGGTCCCGGAGCCCTCGTCCGGCCGGGTGAGGGCGGGCAACCGGTGTTCCCGTGGAGACGCGTGTGACTGGCAGGGATAGTCGGCCAGTCACACGCGTGCTCTGTGCGGGTGGTGGGGTGAGTTGGCAGTGATGGTTGTGACTCGGCAGGCTAACTGTCGTGTCAGCGCGGATTCTGTCGTCCAGGGTCAGCGTCGATCTCGCCGGCGAGGGGAGCCGTGACACGTTAGGAGCTGTCCGGCCGATCATTGGTGGCGCGCTCTGGCTGTTGCTTGAGGCGCTTGTGGTGGCGGCCTGAAGTCGATTGCCAGAGATCTGCTGCTGCGCGACCATCGTCGGATGGATACGGGTGAGGGTCGGAAGCTGGTTCGGGTTGTGCAGACGTGTTCTGCCTACCCGTCGCAGTGGGACGCCTGGACGGCAGACGGCCAGTACCTGTACCTCCGATACCGGCATGGTGAGGGATGCGTCGAGTGGCACCCTGGGCCTGAGGATGATGCCGACACGCCGGCCTCATGGAACGAGGGCCTCTCGGGGCTCCTCGTCGAATGGGACGACGGCACCGACGGCGGTGTCATCAGCCTTGAGGACTTCCTCGCAGCAGCGGGTTTGGTGCTGGCGCCGGGTGCCTCGGTGAGCTGAGGCTTCTTCGAAGTTGGCGACAACTTGCTTGCCGAACGATCACCAGGCGTCAGATGCCTCGCCGATTCGGCGACAGTTGTCATGCTGATCCGACCACAGAACCGCACGCCGAGCACCGCTCCTGGCGACAAGTAGCGTGCTGAGTCACAATGGTTGGCCACTTTGGGCAGCGATAGCTGGCCAATGCCGTGGGTACTCGATCACGGAAGATAGCGGAGGCTGGGGTTGGCCAGCTGGCCATGACTGCTGCGAAAGTTGAAGGCGCTGTAGCGCCGACCGGAGGTCACCGGTGGCCGCCTCGCGGGCACCGACCTGGCGCTGGACGTTCGCGCCCAGGCTGCCCCACGCTCAACGAGCCGGGACTGGCCGGAGCCAGAATGCGCTGGTCAGCTACGGTGGCGGAATGACCGAGAGCCTGCCCGATGACGTAGCCGATGTGCTTGAGCGCGTCCTGAGTACGGACCAACCAGTTCACGTTGCGCTCCGACAGCAGGTTCCACGACTCAGCGTGAAATCCCGTTGCACATGCGGGTGCGGTACCGCCTATTTCGAGCTCGACACCAGCGAGGTGGAGCCCGCACCGACCGGCCCCGGCACCGTGGTAGCGGCTGATGCACAGCTCTTCACTGAATCCGGCGAGTGCCCTGGCGAAGTCCTGGTCTTCGCGCAGGGAGGCTACCTGTCGTGGCTGGAGGTCTGCTCATGGAGCGATGACGCCGAGGTGAATCTTGCCGCAGCGCGTCGGTGGCTGCGGCCACCTTCGTGAGCCTGACATCGAGCTCAAGAGGTAGTGGCGGGGCGGCAATTGCCGATCCGGCAGCGCGTGGACCAGAAGCCAGCGCGCCGGATCCGTTCACCGCTCGCGCGAGCGACGACGAGGTTGCCGGCCTCGAAGCCGACCCGATCGCCAACTGCCAAGAACAGTGGGCTGTCCAGCTCGAAGGCGTATCCGTCATCGGTTTCGAGTTCGTTCACGAGCACCAAGCGTGAGGCGGCTGTGGTCCCATCGGCGATCAGACGCATGACCGGATGGTCCCACGTGGCTGCAGCTGCGGCGAAGGGGACTGCTCAGGTGACGCCGAACTCGCGTCTCCGCCGACCCTGGGACCATCTGCATAAATCCCGCTCGGCGCGCGCTCCTAGCACCGCTATCATCCCCGGATGCCTCTCCGCCAGTACGCGTACTTCGCATTGTTCAGCCAACACGTCTCCGCCGACGAGATGACCTCGCAACTGGGCATCACCCCTGACGAAGTGTCCGTCCGCGGCAGCCGCTTCACCGAGCCGAAGGCGATTCCCGCCAGCCACCGCTGGAAGGTCGTCTGCCGGGAGCCCGGCCTGAGCGTCGACGAACAGATCGCCCGGCTCCTCTGCAGGCTCCGGCCCCACACGGCCCGCGTAGCCGAGCTCGTGGGCCAGCTGGCGAATGGCGGCGGCGGGGCAGTCCTGCAGGTCGTGCGCTACTTCAACGACACCGACCACGACGAATCGCCCAGCCACCCGGACGCTCCCGACACGCCCAACCTCTTCGGCTGGCATCTGGAGCGCGATGTCCTGGACTTCCTCGCCGCAGTCGACGCCGAGCTCGACGTGGACGAGTACGACATGACCCCAGGAGAGGACACCATCTGAGCGCGCGACCTTGCACTTACCTGGGCACAGGAGTCAGTGCCCCGACGATGTCAGGAGTTCAAGTTCAGTAGGCTCCCGCTGTGAGTGGTCCAGTATTGGTGATTGAGTTGGCCGAGGCGGTTCCTGCCGCGACAGTCGAGCGGCTCCGGGATGTCTTGGTGGGCTCGTCGGCCTGGTTCGTGGAGAAGCGTCCTGGTGGCTACGACCTCAACGTAGTCGCCGATCGGATCGGCGTCGCGGACCTGGGCAAGGTCGACGGGCGCCGGCCATTTCTGGTTCACATCATGGGGCCCGGAATCGGGGACGAGGAGATTTTCGAGGCCGAGCACGCGGATGGCCCCAACCTGGAACCGCTCATTGGCTTCAGCCCGACACACGCAGTGGACGTCATCGCCGGATGCAATAGGCCGATCGATCACATCACCACGGCCCTGTTGACGGCCGCCATCATGGACGTGGTTGGCGGCGTCGCTAATGCTGAGCTACTGGATGACCAGGTTGACGTGGTGGCGGGTCTTCCGGGTGTGCTCGCTATGACGGGCAGCCCGTGGCCGACTGTTTTCGGCACGGCAGAGTTTCTGCGGGCATGGGCTGTTCAACCGAGCTTCCGACTCCTCAAATAATTAGCCGTGAAGCCATGTTCGGCTCGCGAGTTAGGATGCATTGTCGCAGAGAGTGGAAGGTCAACAGGCGCTGTCACCGCCGTACGGCGCGATCAGATGGACCAAGTTGCACTCGTCAGAACGGACTCGGGGTGCAGTCTCCGTACCCATGGGCATACGACACCGCCCCCGCGTGCGGGCCGGTGGTGGATCTCCGAACCTGTTCGTAACTCACAGTTACTTGATCGCCCCCTGGCCAACTATCTCCGCCAATGGCCAACTATCCCTGCCAGTCACAACGCGAGCGCCTTGATCGCCCGGGGGCCGGGAGAAAAACAAGCAGGCGTGATTGCTTTTTCTCCCGGTGGGTGTCAGTGTGCTCACCGACGGCGATCGTTGGGCCACCTCTGGGGGTAGGCGTGCGCGTGGGGTCGGAGGCCCGGGTGGGTGACCGGGCGGTGCTGCGGGTCGGGAACGCTTCGGGGTTCTACGGGGACCGGTTCTCGGCGATGCGGGAGATGCTCACCGGTGGGCCGCTGGACGTGCTCACCGGGGACTACCTGGCCGAGCTGACGATGCTGATCCTGGCGCGGGACCGGTTGCGGGATCCCTCGCTCGGCTATGCGAAGACCTTTCTGCGGCAGCTGGAGGAGTGCCTCGGACTCGCGCTGGAGCGCGGGGTGCGGATCGTGGTCAACGCGGGTGGGCTGAATCCCGCGCGACTGGCGGACGCCGTGAGGGAGTTGGCGAAGAGCCTGGGGCTGGATCCGGCCGTCGGCCATGTCGAGGGTGACGATCTGCTGCCGCGCGGCAAGGAACTCGGTCTCCCCGAGGGGCTGTTGGCGGCCAATGCCTATCTGGGGGCGTTCGGGATCGCCGAGTGCCTGCGCGGCGGCGCCGATGTGGTGGTGACCGGGCGGGTCACCGACGCGGCGCTGGTGGTCGGCCCGGCCGTCGCCCACTTCGGTTGGGGGGCCGGGGACTTGGATGCGCTCGCGGGTGCCGTGGTGGCGGGGCACGTGCTGGAGTGCGGCGCGCAGGCCACCGGCGGCAACTACGCGTTCTTCCGCGAGCACGATGTGACCCGGCCCGGATTCCCGCTCGCCGAGCTGCACCCGGACGGGTCCAGCGTCATCACCAAGCCCCCGGGCACCGGCGGCGCGGTCACCGTCGGCACCGTGACCGCCCAACTCCTCTACGAGACCGACGGTCCGCGCTACCTCGGCCCGGACGTCACCGCGCGCCTGGACACCGTCCGGCTCACCGCGGACGGGCCGGACCGGGTGCGGATCTCCGGAGTGCGCGGCGAGGCGCCCCCGCCCACGCTCAAGGCCGGGCTCAACCGGCTCGGCGGCCACCGCAACGAGGTGGTGTTCGTCCTCACCGGGCTCGACATCGAGGCCAAGGCCGCCCTGGTGCGGCGGCAGTTCGAGGACGGGCTGGCGGCCGACCGGCGGCCGGCCGGACTGCGGTGGACACTGGCCCGCACCGACCACGCCGACGCCGACACCGAGGAGGCCGCCTCCGCGCTGCTGCGGCTCACCGCCAGGGACGCCGACCCGGCCCGGGTCGGACGCGAACTCGGCCGGGTGGCAGTCGAGATGGGGCTGGCCGGGTACCCGGGCTTCCATCTCACCGCCCCGCCGGGGCCGGGCGCGCCGTACGGGGTGTTCGAGGCCGCGCACATCGGGGCGGGGGAGGTCGAGCACACCGCCGTCCTGCCGGACGGGCGCCGGGTGGCCGTCCCGCCCGCGCCGGTCACTGCCACTGCCACGACCAGTGCAAGTGCCACCGCCACCGCCAGTGCAACCGCCACCGCCCGGGAGGACCCGGAGGCGGAGGCGTCGGTGTCCGGCGGAGCGGACCCCGGGCCCACCCGCCGGGCTCCGCTCGGCCTGGTGGCCGGCGCCCGCAGCGGCGACAAGGGCGGCGACGCCAATCTCGGCGTCTGGGCCCGGGACGAGCCCGGCTGGCAGTGGCTCTCCCGCACCCTTACCACCGAGCTGCTCCGCGAACTCCTGCCGGAAACGGCGGAGTTGCCGATCACCCGGCACCTCCTGCCGAACCTCCGCGCGCTCAACTTCACCATCACCGGCCTGCTCGGCGAGGGCGTCGCCGCCCAGCACCGCTTCGACCCGCAGGCGAAGGCGCTGGGGGAGTGGCTGCGTTCGCGCCGACTCGACATCCCGGAGGCCCTGCTGTGACCGTCCTGCCCACCCACCTCGACCCGGGCGGCGCCGAGTACGGCGCGTCCCGGGAGGCGATGCTCGCCAAACTCGCCGACCTGGACGGCGAGCACGCCGAGGCCCTGGCCGGCGGCGGACCCAAGTACGTCGAACGCCACCGCGGGCGCGGCAAGTTGCTCGCCCGTGAGCGGATCGAGCTGCTGGTCGACGAGGACTCGCCGTTCCTGGAACTCTCCCCGCTCGCCGCCTGGGGCAGCGACTACCCGGTGGGCGCCGCGCTGGTCACCGGCATCGGCGTGGTGGAGGGCGTCGAGTGCGTGATCACCGCCAACGACCCGACCGTGCGCGGCGGCGCCTCCAACCCGTGGACCCTGCGCAAGGCACTGCGGGCCAATGAGATCGCCCTCACCAACCGGCTCCCGCTGGTGAACCTGGTCGAGTCCGGCGGCGCCGACCTGCCCAGTCAGAAGGAGATCTTCATCCCCGGCGGCGCGCTGTTCCGCGACCTCACCCGGCTCTCCGCCGCCGGGATCCCCACCGTCGCCGTGGTCTTCGGCAACTCCACGGCCGGCGGCGCCTACGTGCCCGGCATGTCCGACCACACCGTGATGGTCAAGGAACGGGCCAAGGTATTCCTCGGCGGACCGCCGCTGGTGAAGATGGCCACCGGCGAGGAGTCCGACGACGAGTCGCTCGGCGGCGCCGAGATGCACGCCCGGGTCTCCGGCCTGGCCGACCACTTCGCGCTGGACGAGCCGGACGCGCTGCGGCTGGCCCGCCGGATCGTCGCCCGGCTCAACCACCGCAAGCCGGGTCCCGATCCGGACCGGTTCGCCGAGCCGCCGAAGTACGCGGAGGAGGAACTGCTCGGCATCGTGCCCGGCGATCTCAAGGTCCCGTTCGACCCGCGCGAGGTGATCGCCCGGATCGTCGACGGCTCGGACTTCGACGAGTTCAAACCGCGCTACGGCGCCAGCCTCGCCACCGGCTGGGCCCGTCTGCACGGCTACCCGGTCGGCATCCTGGCCAACACCCAGGGCGTGCTGTTCAGCCAGGAGTCGCAGAAGGCCGCCCAGTTCATCCAGTTGGCGAACCAGCGGGCCGTTCCGCTGCTGTTCCTGCACAACACCACCGGCTACATGGTGGGCAAGGACTACGAGCAGGGCGGCATCATCAAGCACGGCGCGATGATGATCAACGCCGTCGCCAACTCGCGGGTGCCGCACCTGTCCGTGCTGATGGGCGCCTCGTACGGGGCGGGGCACTACGGCATGTGCGGGCGCGCCTACGAACCGCGGTTCCTGTTCGCCTGGCCGAGCGCCAAATCGGCGGTGATGGGGCCGCAGCAGCTGGCCGGGGTGCTGTCGATCGTCGCCCGGCAGTCGGCCGCGGCGAGGGGGCAGCCGTACGACGAGGACGCGGACGCCGCGATCCGGGCCATGGTGGAGCAGCAGATCGAGGCCGAGTCGCTGCCGGTGTTCCTGTCCGGCCGGCTCTACGACGACGGGGTGATCGACCCGCGCGACACCCGCACCGTGCTCGGGCTCTGCCTCTCGGCGATCCACAACGCGCCGGTCGAGGGCGCACCCGGCTACGGCGTCTTCCGGATGTGAGGGAGCTTCCCGCGATGACCACCGACGACCTGAGCGGCACCGACCACCTGAGCGGCACCGACCACCGGCGCGGCACCGCCAACCCCCCGATCGCCAACCCCCCGATCGCCAACCCCCCGACCACCAACCTCCCGATCACCAACGTGCTGGTCGCCAACCGCGGCGAGATCGCCCGCCGGATCTTCCGCACCTGCCGCGAACTCGGCATCGCCACCACCGCCGTGTACGCCGACCCGGACGCGGCCGCGCCTCACGTCCGGGAGGCCGACAGCGCCGTCCGGCTGCCCGGCGCCGCGCCCGCCGACACCTACCTGCGGGCCGATCTGATCGTCCGCGCCGCGCTGGACGCCGGTGCCGACGCCGTCCATCCCGGGTACGGATTCCTCTCCGAGAGCCCCGGGTTCGCGCAGGCCGTACTGGACGCCGGCCTGTGCTGGGTCGGGCCGACGCCGTCCGCGATCGCCGCGATGGGGTCCAAGACCGCCGCCAAGCACCTGATGGCCGAGGCCGGCGTGCCCGTGCTGGACGCGCTCGACGCCCCCACCGAGGCCGACCTGCCGCTGCTGGTCAAGGCGGCCGCCGGCGGGGGCGGACGCGGCATGCGGATCGTCCGGGACCTCGCCGACCTGCCGGCCGAACTCGACGCCGCCCGGGCGGAGGCGGCCAAGGCCTTCGGCTCGGACGAGGTGTTCTGCGAGCGCTACCTGCCGACCGGTCGGCACGTCGAGGTCCAGCTGCTGGCGGACGCGCACGGCACGGTCTGGGCGGTCGGCGACCGGGACTGCTCACTGCAGCGGCGCCACCAGAAGGTGATCGAGGAGGCCCCGGCCCCCGGCCTCCCGGACGACGTCCGTACGGCCCTGCACGCCGCGGCGGTGAGCGCGGCCAGGGCGATCGGCTACACCGGCGCCGGCACCGCCGAGTTCCTGCTCGCCGAGGACGGCCGGTTCTGGTTCCTGGAGATGAACACCCGCCTCCAGGTCGAGCACCCGGTCACCGAGGCCGTCACCGGACTGGACCTGGTCGCACTCCAACTCGCCGTGGCGGAAGGGGAGAAGCTCCCCGGCCCGGACGCGCCGCCGACCACCGGGCACGCCGTCGAGGCCCGGCTCTACGCGGAGGACCCGGCCAAGGACTGGCAGCCCGCCACCGGGACCCTGCACCGTCTCGAACTCGCTTGTGATCACGAGGAGTTCAGATCGACGGGCGAGTCCGGACTGCGGCTCGACCCCGGGTTCGCGCCAGGGGGCGAGATCACCCCGCACTACGACGCGATGCTCGCCAAGGTGATCGCCTGGGCGCCGACCCGCACGGCCGCCGCCCGCAGACTGGCGGACGCGCTGGCCCGGGCCAGGGTCCACGGACCGTCCACCAACCGGGAGTTGCTGGTCCACGCGCTGCGCCACCCGGCCTTCCTCGCCGGGCGGGTGCACACCGGCTTCCTGGCCGAGCACGCGGCCGGGCTGCTCGCGCCGGACGCCAAGGGCAGCGGACGCGCGGCGCTGGCCGCCGCCCTCGCCGAGGCGGCCGCCCGGTCCGCGGCACGGACCGGCGCACTGCCGTCGGGCTGGCGCAATCTGCCGTCCCAGCCCCAGGTCAGGCGCTACCGCACCGAGGACGGCGCGGAGTCGGTGGTCCGCTATCGGCTCACCCGGGACGGGCTGCGGGCCGAGGGGCACCCCGGGGTGGCCCTGGCCGAGGCCTCCGCCGAGCGGGTGGTACTGAGTGAGGGGGAGGTCCTGCGCACCTACGAGGTCGCCCGCCACGGCGACCGGGTGTACGTCGACACGCCGTTCGGCAGCACCGTGCTCACGGCGCTCCCCCGCTTCCCGGACCCCGTCGGCCGGACCGACCCCGGCGCCCTGCTGGCCCCGATGCCGGGCACCGTCGTCCGCGTCGCGGCCGGGGTCGGTGACACCGTGACCGCCGGACAGCCGTTGCTCTGGCTGGAGGCGATGAAGATGGAGCACAAGGTCACCGCCCCGGCCGACGGCGTCCTCGCCGAACTCCGGGCCGCTCCCGGACAGCAGGTCGAACTCGGCACCCTGCTCGCCGTCGTGCACCCCGCGTCCTGAAGCCCGCACGTCCTGCAGCACCGTACGTCCTGAAACCCCGCCGCGTCCTGGAACCCCCGCACCCTGGACCGCACCTCCCGGAGCACCCGGCGTCCGGGAGCACCGCGTCGCCGACCCCCGTACCGCCACGCACCGCGGAAGCCCGCCCCGCACCCCCGCCGAAGAACCGCCCGGAAGGACCAGCCATGTCCGCACCGCGCACCACCGCCCCCGGCAGCCAGCTGATCGAGACCCCCGAACGCGTCGCCCTGCGCCGCGCCGTCGCCGACCTCGGCAACCGCTACGGCTCCGCCTACTACCTCGGCCGGGCCCGCGCCGGTCGGCCCGCCGACGAGCTCTGGGCCGAGGCCGGGAAGGCCGGCTACCTCGGCGTCAACCTCCCCGCCGAGTACGGCGGGGGCGGCGGGGGGATCACGGACCTCGCGATCGTCCTGGAGGAGCTCGGCACCGCGGGCTGCCCACTGCTCCTGCTGATCGTCTCCCCGGCGATCTGCGGCACCGTGATCGCCCGCTACGGCACCGAGGAGCAGAAGCGGAACTGGCTGCCCGGTCTGGCCGACGGCAGCCGCCGGATGGCCTTCGGCATCACCGAGCCGGACGCCGGCTCCAACTCCCACCGGATCTCCACCGTCGCCCGCCGCGACGGCGAGGACTGGCTGCTGACCGGCCGGAAGGTTTTCGTCTCGGGCATCGACCACTGCGACGCCGTGCTGTTCGTCGCCCGCACCGAAGACGCCCGGACCGGGAAGCTGAAGCCCGCCCTGTTCGTCGTGCCGCGCGACACGCCCGGTTTCGAGTACCGGCCCATCCCGATGGAACTGGTCGCTCCCGAAAAGCAGTTCCAGGTCTTCCTGGACGACGTGCGGCTGCCCGCCGAAGCACTGGTCGGCGACGAGAACGCCGGACTGCTGCAACTGTTCGCCGGTCTCAACCCCGAGCGGATCATGACGGCGGCCTTCTCGCTCGGGCTGGCCCGGCAGGCGCTCGGCAGGGCCGTCGAGTACGCGCGCACCCGGGTCGTCTGGTCCACCCCGATCGGCGCCCACCAGGGTCTCGCGCACCCGCTGGCCCAGTGCGCGGTGGAGATCGAACTGGCCCGGCTGATGACCCAGAAGGCCGCGCTGCTCTACGACGCGGGCGAGGACGCCGCCGCGGGCGAGGCCGCGAACATGGCCAAGTACGCCGCCGGGGAGGCGGCCGCCCGGACCGTCGACCAGGCGGTGCAGACGCTCGGCGGCAACGGCCTCACCCAGGAGTACGGGCTGGGCGCGCTGCTGGCCGCCACCCGGGTGGGCCGGGTCGCGCCGGTCAGCCGCGAGATGGTGCTCAACTACGTCGCGCAGCACACCCTCGGTCTGCCCAAGTCGTACTGATCCGGGCCGGGCGCGGTCCCCGCTCCTGGGCCGCACCGCGCCGCACCGCACCGCACCGCACCGCGCCGCGCCGCGCCGGGCCCGGGCCCGCCCCGGGCTCCTCCGCCCGGCCCGCCCCCGGGCCCCGCCACCCCATTCGCCCTCGAACAGATCGTCGCATCATCGTTCTGGCATCTGACCGGATCGTGCCCGCCCCACCACCCCGGCGCACCGCCGACCCGGCCCCACCTCGTGTTTCGCCGTACCGCGCCACCCCTGCGCCCCGCGCGCTCCGCCAAACGTCCGTCACAGGGGCGCACCGACCGCCCACTGTCCGTATGCTCCTGTCCGCGCGCCGTACGGCCGGTCGCACAGGACCTCCCGCCGGTCGCCCCGCCCCGCGCCAACTACCGCACAGGAGGCACGCCTTGGTGTTCCACAGCGAATTCCCGGACGTCGGCATCGTCGACCTCGCCCTGCACGACGCCGTTCTCGGCGACGCCGAGCGCCACGGTGACCGGCCCGCCCTCGTCGACGGGATCACCGGCGAGACGGTCAGCTACGCGCAGCTCCTCCACGCCGTCGGCCGGGTCGCGGCCGGCCTCGCCGAAGCGGGCGTCCGCCAGGGCGACGTGGTGGCCCTGTTCAGCCCCAACACCGTCCGGTACCCGATGGCCTTCTTCGGCGCCACGCGGGCCGGCGCGACCGTCACCCCCGTCTCCTCCCTCACCACCCCCGGCGAACTCGCCGGACAGCTCGCCGACAGCGGCGCCCGCTGGCTGCTGACCGTGTCGCCGTTCCTGCCCACCGCCCGCGCCGCCGCCGAGAAGCTGGCCGCCGAGGGCCGGGAACTCGCCGGGATCGTCGTCCTGGACGGTGCCGAGGGCCACCTCTCGCTCGCCGACCTGCTCGCCGCCACCGGGCCCGCCCCCGCGATCGACCTCGACCCCGGCCGGGACGTCGCCGTGCTGCCCTACTCCAGCGGCACCACCGGCCTGCCCAAGGGCGTCATGCTCACCCACCGGTCCATCGCCACCAACCTCGCCCAGACCGACGCCGTGTTCCGTCCCGAGGTGGGCGAACGGGTGCTCGCGGTGCTCCCGTTCTTCCACATCTACGGGCTGGCCGCGCTGCTCAACCAGCCGCTGCGCTGCGGCGCCACCGTGGTCGTACTGCCCCGCTTCGACCTGGAGCAGTTCTGCCGCACCATCCAGGACCAGCGCGTGCAGTCCGTGCTCGCGGCCCCGCCGATCGTGCTCGCCCTCGCCAAGCACCCGCTGGTCGAGGAGTTCGACCTGTCCTCGGTCCAGTACCTGCTCTGCGCCGCCGCCCCGCTGGACGGCGAACTCGCCGAGGCCTGCGCCCGCCGCCTCGGGCTGCCGCGGATCCTCCAGGGCTACGGCATGACCGAGCTGTCCCCGGTCAGCCACGTGATGTCCCCGGGCGACCCCGACCCCTCGCCGGGCTCGGTCGGCCGGATGCTGCCCTCCACCGAACTGCGGGTCGCCGCGCTCGACGGCAGCGGCGCCGACCTCGGCCCCGGCGAGCGCGGCGAGCTGCTGATCCGCGGCCCGCAGGTGATGAAGGGCTACTTCGGCCGCCCCTCCGACACCGCCGCCACCGTCGACACCGACGGCTGGCTGCACACCGGCGACATCGGCTTCGTCGACGAGCGCGGCTACCTGCACATCGTCGACCGGGTCAAGGAGCTGATCAAGTACAAGGGGTACCAGGTCGCCCCCGCCGAACTCGAGGCGCTGCTGCTGAGCCACCCGCAGATCGCCGACGCCGCCGTGATCGGGGTGCGCGACGCCGAGGGCACCGAGAGCCCCAAGGCCTTCGTGGTCCGGGCACCCGGCAGCGCCCTCACCGAGCAGGAGGTCGCCGCCTTCGTGGCCGGCCAGGTCGCGCCGTACAAGAAGGTGCGGGCGGTGGAGTTCCTGGACGCCGTCCCCAAGTCGGCGGCGGGCAAGATCCTCCGCCGGGAACTGCGCGAGCGCGAGGCGGCCGCCGCCGGCTGAGCCGCCCGCGCACCGGCCCGGCCGCCACCCCCACCCACCCGGCCGCACCGCCCCCGCCCCCGTCCCGTCCCCGCGCGAATGCCCCTCCCGTCCGCACCCCGTCCCCACTCCGCCCCCCGTCCCCGCGCAAAAGCCCTCCCGTCCCGCGCCACCCCCCTCGAGGAGACCCCACCCCGACCCCGCGCCACCCGAACCGCCGTCTGCGAGGATCGACCAGCCGCCCGCCCCCGCACGGACAGGAACCGCCGCCGCAGATGACCACCCACCCCGCCGCCGCGCGCACCCCCCAGCAGGACCGCAGCCGCGCCACCCGCGCCAGGCTGCTGGCGGCGGCCGTCGACTGCCTGGCCGAGCTCGGCTGGCACGGCTCCACCGTCGCCGTCGTCGCCGAGCGCGCCGGCGTCTCCCGCGGCGCCGCCCAGCACCACTTCCCCACCCGGGAGGACCTCTTCACCGCCGCCGTCGAGCACGTCACCGCCGAACGCCTCGCCGCCGT comes from Streptomyces sp. TLI_053 and encodes:
- a CDS encoding 4-coumarate--CoA ligase family protein; translated protein: MVFHSEFPDVGIVDLALHDAVLGDAERHGDRPALVDGITGETVSYAQLLHAVGRVAAGLAEAGVRQGDVVALFSPNTVRYPMAFFGATRAGATVTPVSSLTTPGELAGQLADSGARWLLTVSPFLPTARAAAEKLAAEGRELAGIVVLDGAEGHLSLADLLAATGPAPAIDLDPGRDVAVLPYSSGTTGLPKGVMLTHRSIATNLAQTDAVFRPEVGERVLAVLPFFHIYGLAALLNQPLRCGATVVVLPRFDLEQFCRTIQDQRVQSVLAAPPIVLALAKHPLVEEFDLSSVQYLLCAAAPLDGELAEACARRLGLPRILQGYGMTELSPVSHVMSPGDPDPSPGSVGRMLPSTELRVAALDGSGADLGPGERGELLIRGPQVMKGYFGRPSDTAATVDTDGWLHTGDIGFVDERGYLHIVDRVKELIKYKGYQVAPAELEALLLSHPQIADAAVIGVRDAEGTESPKAFVVRAPGSALTEQEVAAFVAGQVAPYKKVRAVEFLDAVPKSAAGKILRRELREREAAAAG
- a CDS encoding acyl-CoA dehydrogenase — protein: MSAPRTTAPGSQLIETPERVALRRAVADLGNRYGSAYYLGRARAGRPADELWAEAGKAGYLGVNLPAEYGGGGGGITDLAIVLEELGTAGCPLLLLIVSPAICGTVIARYGTEEQKRNWLPGLADGSRRMAFGITEPDAGSNSHRISTVARRDGEDWLLTGRKVFVSGIDHCDAVLFVARTEDARTGKLKPALFVVPRDTPGFEYRPIPMELVAPEKQFQVFLDDVRLPAEALVGDENAGLLQLFAGLNPERIMTAAFSLGLARQALGRAVEYARTRVVWSTPIGAHQGLAHPLAQCAVEIELARLMTQKAALLYDAGEDAAAGEAANMAKYAAGEAAARTVDQAVQTLGGNGLTQEYGLGALLAATRVGRVAPVSREMVLNYVAQHTLGLPKSY